In one window of Streptomyces roseofulvus DNA:
- a CDS encoding TIGR03557 family F420-dependent LLM class oxidoreductase — MTNFGYTMMTEQAGPRELVDHVVEAERVGFDFSVVSDHSFPWLDAQGHSPYAWSVLGAAAQATSRIPLMTFVTCPTFRYHPAVVAQKAATLQLLSEGRFRLGLGSGENLNEHITGAGWPTARVRLERLEEAVDIIRALITGEYVNHHGRHFDVTAARLWDLPDRPPPIGIAASGPRSSALAGRRADLLVAVEPRRELTEDFDRHGGAGKPRIGQLALCYDTDRDAAVARAYEQFRWSLGGWRVNPELPLPSSFAQASAHLEPEDVAEAIPCGDDPGAVVKAADAYRKAGFTDLALVQIGGAHQGPFLEWARTTLLPALRGE, encoded by the coding sequence GCCCCCGTGAGCTGGTCGACCACGTGGTCGAGGCCGAGCGCGTCGGCTTCGACTTCTCCGTGGTCTCCGACCACTCCTTCCCCTGGCTGGACGCCCAGGGACACTCCCCGTACGCGTGGAGCGTGCTCGGCGCCGCGGCCCAGGCCACCTCCCGCATCCCGCTGATGACCTTCGTGACCTGCCCGACCTTCCGCTACCACCCGGCCGTCGTCGCGCAGAAGGCGGCGACGCTCCAGCTCCTCTCGGAGGGGCGCTTCCGGCTCGGCCTCGGCTCCGGGGAGAACCTCAACGAGCACATCACCGGAGCCGGCTGGCCCACCGCCCGCGTCCGACTGGAGCGCCTGGAGGAGGCCGTCGACATCATCCGCGCCCTCATCACCGGGGAGTACGTGAACCACCACGGGCGCCACTTCGACGTCACCGCCGCCCGCCTCTGGGACCTGCCCGACCGGCCGCCGCCGATCGGGATCGCCGCCTCCGGCCCGCGCTCCAGCGCGCTCGCCGGCCGCCGCGCCGACCTGCTCGTCGCCGTCGAGCCGCGCCGCGAGCTGACCGAGGACTTCGACCGCCACGGCGGCGCGGGGAAGCCCAGGATCGGGCAGCTCGCCCTCTGCTACGACACCGACCGCGACGCCGCCGTCGCCCGCGCCTACGAGCAGTTCCGCTGGTCGCTCGGCGGCTGGCGGGTCAACCCCGAGCTGCCGCTGCCGTCGAGCTTCGCCCAGGCGTCCGCCCATCTCGAACCGGAGGACGTCGCCGAGGCGATCCCCTGCGGCGACGACCCCGGCGCGGTGGTGAAGGCCGCCGACGCCTACCGGAAGGCCGGCTTCACCGATCTCGCGCTCGTCCAGATCGGCGGCGCCCACCAGGGCCCCTTCCTGGAATGGGCCCGGACCACGCTGCTGCCCGCCCTGCGGGGGGAGTGA
- a CDS encoding TOPRIM nucleotidyl transferase/hydrolase domain-containing protein, translating into MTDMDAFRAEVAAWAAGGPGDTARDLAARLPVRTVVLLEGRSDVAAVETLAGRRGRDLAAEGVCVLSMNGATNAARHARLLGPSGLGLRLTGLCDDAERAHYARGLAAAGADPDAFFVCVADLEDELIRALGVERVGELVDAEGEGRALRTFLNQPAQRDRSPLLRMRRFLGTTSGRKIRYGRVLAEALDLTRVPAPLDDLLASL; encoded by the coding sequence ATGACCGACATGGACGCCTTCCGGGCCGAGGTCGCCGCCTGGGCGGCCGGCGGACCCGGCGACACCGCGCGCGACCTCGCAGCCCGCCTCCCCGTCCGCACCGTGGTGCTGCTCGAAGGGCGCAGCGACGTCGCTGCGGTCGAGACGCTCGCCGGACGCCGCGGCCGTGACCTCGCCGCCGAGGGCGTCTGCGTGCTGTCCATGAACGGTGCCACCAATGCCGCCCGTCACGCCCGCCTGCTCGGCCCGTCCGGCCTCGGGCTGCGCCTCACCGGTCTGTGCGACGACGCCGAACGCGCCCACTACGCGCGCGGCCTGGCGGCCGCCGGGGCCGACCCGGACGCCTTCTTCGTCTGCGTCGCCGACCTGGAGGACGAGCTGATCCGCGCCCTCGGGGTGGAACGGGTCGGGGAGCTGGTCGACGCCGAGGGCGAGGGCCGCGCCCTGCGCACCTTCCTGAACCAGCCCGCCCAGCGCGACCGCAGCCCGCTGCTCCGGATGCGCCGCTTCCTCGGCACCACCTCGGGGCGCAAGATCCGTTACGGACGCGTGCTGGCCGAGGCCCTCGACCTCACCCGCGTACCGGCCCCACTGGACGACCTGCTCGCCTCCCTCTGA
- a CDS encoding TetR/AcrR family transcriptional regulator, with protein sequence MPRTVDRSEQRRQIGAALLRLAGEEGLDQVSVRTVAAASGRSPGAVQKYFRSKEDLLLFASELAGERIERRMGAVDPGLPLRAALRELILTTLPLDQERRAETAAQLAFAVHAAHHPRLAEVRQRVDRELRDALAHRLAAAGSPLPGPAADALIAVSDGLALRLLYTPDEAPPLLAALDLALETLTPDG encoded by the coding sequence ATGCCCAGGACCGTCGACCGGTCGGAACAGCGCCGGCAGATCGGCGCCGCCCTGCTGCGCCTGGCCGGCGAGGAAGGGCTCGACCAGGTGAGCGTGCGGACCGTGGCGGCGGCCAGCGGCCGGTCCCCCGGCGCGGTCCAGAAGTACTTCCGCAGCAAGGAGGACCTGCTCCTGTTCGCCTCCGAACTGGCCGGGGAGCGGATCGAGCGGCGGATGGGCGCGGTCGACCCGGGTCTGCCGCTGCGGGCGGCGCTCCGCGAGCTGATCCTCACCACCCTGCCGCTGGACCAGGAGCGCCGCGCCGAGACGGCCGCGCAGCTGGCCTTCGCGGTCCACGCCGCCCACCACCCCCGGCTGGCCGAGGTCCGCCAGCGCGTCGACCGGGAGCTCCGCGACGCCCTCGCGCACCGGCTCGCCGCCGCCGGCAGCCCGCTGCCCGGGCCGGCCGCGGACGCCCTCATCGCCGTCTCCGACGGCCTCGCCCTGCGGCTGCTGTACACCCCCGACGAGGCCCCGCCCCTGCTCGCCGCGCTCGACCTGGCCCTCGAAACCCTGACGCCGGACGGCTGA
- a CDS encoding DUF1707 domain-containing protein: MDQQPDQPTDPQERFPEMRVSDRERDAAVDILAAALAEGRLQPREHAARVEAALSARTAGELAVLTADLPAPVPGREEREREERAEWYAEWRHWLGGLLIMTVIWGVTCLSAGELKFYWPVTPLAIWAAVLGAAALGPRDGKGDDTA; this comes from the coding sequence ATGGACCAGCAGCCCGATCAGCCGACCGACCCGCAGGAACGCTTCCCGGAGATGCGCGTCTCCGACCGTGAACGCGACGCCGCCGTCGACATCCTCGCCGCCGCCCTCGCCGAGGGACGGCTCCAGCCGCGGGAGCACGCCGCCCGCGTCGAGGCCGCCCTGAGCGCCCGTACCGCCGGGGAACTCGCCGTCCTCACCGCCGACCTGCCCGCGCCCGTGCCCGGCCGCGAGGAGCGCGAGCGCGAGGAACGCGCCGAGTGGTATGCCGAGTGGCGCCACTGGCTCGGCGGCCTCCTGATCATGACCGTGATCTGGGGCGTCACCTGTCTCAGCGCCGGCGAGCTGAAGTTCTACTGGCCGGTGACCCCGCTCGCCATCTGGGCGGCCGTGCTCGGCGCCGCGGCGCTCGGGCCGCGGGACGGGAAGGGTGACGACACCGCCTGA